Proteins co-encoded in one Sporosarcina sp. FSL K6-1522 genomic window:
- the ccsB gene encoding c-type cytochrome biogenesis protein CcsB — translation MELASLSANLLLVSFIAYLVATAFFGGAVKGAKSEASYKNNKWGKIAITITIIGFISNVGYFITRWMASGHAPVSNMFEFTTAFGMMLVGSFILIYFLYRTPSLGLFALPIAVIIIAYASMFPREITPLIPALKSYWLTIHVITAALGESILAISAVAGLIFLLKNVDLTKKSKQRFWLEAVMFTLVLVLGFVVSSTGFKLAGYEAQFTYIDKNEQVAKIEYNYPPLIGMNQYEALTPSAMTPWAEVPAIINAKTLTTFLWSIATGIVLYVILRLIFRRPLAAVFQPFAKKANSQLMDEIGYRSVLIGFPVFTLGALIFAMIWAHEAWSRFWGWDPKEVWALITWLFYAAFLHLRLSRGWEGEKSAWLAVIGFIIIMFNLIAVNLIIAGLHSYA, via the coding sequence ATGGAACTTGCATCGTTAAGTGCCAATTTGCTTTTGGTTTCTTTTATCGCCTATCTTGTTGCTACGGCATTTTTTGGTGGAGCAGTAAAAGGTGCGAAATCAGAAGCTTCTTATAAAAACAACAAATGGGGTAAAATCGCAATTACGATTACAATTATCGGATTTATTTCGAATGTTGGGTACTTCATCACACGGTGGATGGCATCAGGTCATGCGCCCGTTAGTAATATGTTTGAATTTACGACAGCATTCGGGATGATGCTTGTTGGGTCATTTATTCTGATTTATTTCTTATATCGGACACCGTCACTTGGTTTGTTTGCATTGCCAATTGCGGTGATTATCATTGCCTATGCAAGTATGTTCCCAAGAGAGATTACACCGCTTATTCCGGCACTTAAAAGTTATTGGTTAACGATTCACGTTATTACAGCTGCACTAGGTGAATCGATTCTTGCCATTAGTGCGGTGGCGGGACTGATTTTCTTATTGAAAAATGTGGATTTGACAAAAAAATCGAAACAGCGTTTTTGGCTTGAGGCTGTCATGTTTACACTTGTTTTAGTACTCGGTTTTGTCGTCTCATCTACAGGCTTTAAACTAGCGGGGTATGAAGCGCAATTTACGTATATCGATAAAAATGAGCAAGTTGCTAAAATTGAGTATAATTATCCACCACTCATTGGTATGAATCAGTATGAGGCATTGACGCCAAGTGCAATGACGCCTTGGGCTGAAGTACCGGCTATCATTAATGCGAAGACGTTGACAACTTTCCTTTGGTCGATCGCTACGGGGATTGTGTTATATGTAATTTTGCGATTGATTTTCCGCCGTCCACTTGCGGCCGTGTTCCAACCATTCGCGAAAAAAGCGAATTCACAACTGATGGACGAAATCGGCTACCGCTCTGTATTGATTGGATTCCCTGTATTTACACTTGGGGCACTGATCTTCGCTATGATCTGGGCCCATGAAGCCTGGTCACGCTTCTGGGGCTGGGACCCGAAAGAAGTTTGGGCGCTTATTACATGGCTGTTTTACGCAGCATTCCTTCACCTGCGATTATCCCGTGGGTGGGAAGGCGAGAAGTCTGCATGGCTTGCGGTTATCGGATTTATCATCATCATGTTTAACCTCATTGCCGTGAATCTGATCATCGCTGGGTTGCATTCATACGCATAA
- the scpB gene encoding SMC-Scp complex subunit ScpB produces MEMEDRLAAMLESFLFIAGDDGLSVKQLAGLIEREETAVMAVLERLRQGYESREDSGITLKVFGGAYRLVTKAEFADVIKRLLENPAPKSMTQASLEVLAIIAYRQPVTRVEIDDLRGVKSEGPINTLIAKGLIMEKGRSEGSGRAILYGTTELFLDRFGLASLEGLPPLQQEEDQGVGDTDLFMTKFQEAFAIEE; encoded by the coding sequence ATGGAAATGGAAGACCGCTTGGCAGCGATGCTTGAAAGCTTTTTGTTTATAGCGGGTGATGATGGCTTGTCTGTTAAACAGCTGGCTGGACTCATTGAGCGAGAGGAAACAGCAGTGATGGCTGTGCTTGAGCGCTTGCGACAGGGATATGAGAGCCGAGAGGATAGTGGCATTACGCTAAAGGTTTTTGGAGGAGCGTACCGCCTAGTGACGAAAGCCGAATTTGCAGATGTCATTAAGCGGCTGCTAGAAAATCCAGCCCCGAAATCCATGACACAAGCCTCGCTTGAAGTGCTGGCGATTATTGCGTATAGACAGCCTGTAACACGTGTGGAAATCGATGATCTGCGCGGTGTGAAATCCGAAGGGCCGATTAATACGCTTATTGCGAAAGGGCTGATTATGGAAAAAGGACGATCGGAAGGCAGCGGACGAGCTATATTGTATGGGACGACGGAATTATTCCTAGATCGCTTTGGACTGGCTTCGCTTGAAGGGTTACCACCACTTCAACAAGAAGAAGACCAAGGAGTGGGGGATACAGATTTGTTTATGACGAAGTTTCAGGAAGCTTTTGCAATCGAAGAGTAA
- a CDS encoding tyrosine-type recombinase/integrase, which produces MHCKELIKGKKWVCVADGPDHPVTGKRRQVSRTAKSKGEATKKVEQAIEEMRGAIDYHKGITVREYSAEWYKQYLRRGRKDTTNQLRKEDAETLNEFMGSLEMTSVTPKGYQGFLNHLFDKELALNSIKRIHVTGRMIFKKALEEKVISEDPTVNAFIPQKKVTVEEIESDPVKDMYLEVDELKVFLTEVDKYVNYVYITLIYLLTFSGMRPGEAAALQKKDVLFKTSEIRITKTLEYGKKGENKIIPPKTMTSVRVVDLDEKIMSMLRQLGEYQKEMGYPESEFLFAMYDGHPPTVPLIRNVVKRIAKRAGIKKTMNSYILRHTHISLLAEAGVDLPQIMQRVGHKNESTTLQVYLHITKGMRVSLMSKMSDRFGNLMSSGRNDE; this is translated from the coding sequence ATGCACTGTAAAGAATTAATCAAGGGTAAAAAGTGGGTTTGTGTTGCGGACGGCCCTGACCATCCCGTTACAGGTAAACGACGTCAGGTATCTCGTACCGCTAAGAGTAAGGGAGAAGCAACTAAGAAGGTGGAGCAAGCTATTGAAGAGATGAGAGGTGCTATAGACTATCACAAGGGCATTACAGTACGTGAGTACTCCGCTGAATGGTACAAACAATATTTACGTCGAGGACGAAAAGATACGACAAACCAACTCAGGAAAGAAGATGCCGAGACGCTGAATGAGTTTATGGGGTCGCTTGAAATGACATCTGTCACACCTAAAGGTTACCAAGGTTTTCTGAATCACCTTTTTGATAAAGAATTAGCCCTTAATTCAATAAAAAGAATTCACGTTACAGGGCGAATGATATTTAAAAAGGCACTTGAAGAAAAAGTTATTTCTGAAGATCCTACCGTGAACGCTTTTATACCCCAAAAAAAGGTGACTGTTGAAGAGATAGAAAGTGATCCGGTGAAAGATATGTACTTAGAGGTGGATGAACTAAAGGTATTTTTAACGGAGGTAGACAAATACGTTAACTACGTTTACATCACATTGATTTATTTGCTCACCTTCTCGGGCATGCGACCAGGCGAAGCTGCAGCACTCCAAAAGAAAGATGTTTTGTTTAAAACGTCAGAAATCCGGATAACTAAAACGCTGGAATACGGAAAAAAGGGAGAAAATAAGATTATACCTCCAAAGACGATGACCAGCGTACGAGTTGTAGACTTGGATGAAAAAATAATGTCGATGCTTCGACAATTAGGTGAATATCAAAAAGAAATGGGTTATCCTGAAAGTGAATTTCTATTTGCTATGTACGACGGTCATCCGCCGACAGTACCTTTAATAAGAAATGTAGTTAAACGAATTGCGAAAAGAGCAGGAATAAAAAAAACGATGAACTCCTACATTTTACGTCACACTCACATAAGCCTGTTAGCTGAAGCTGGTGTCGATCTACCTCAAATCATGCAGCGTGTTGGACATAAAAATGAATCGACCACTCTACAAGTGTATCTCCACATTACGAAAGGAATGAGAGTTTCACTTATGTCAAAAATGAGTGATCGATTCGGTAATTTGATGTCATCAGGGAGGAATGATGAATAA
- a CDS encoding SHOCT domain-containing protein, giving the protein MSNLCAICNSGTTFLFRRKIANNEVVCEDCFKKAKTLTTKQVIKLKTVTADEIRQSISDTVGNAVMNFIPTKVIGTAIQFDDENKRLLIPSSFGNDNIYKYDDIVSYELLEDDEVVTSGGLGRAAIGGMLFGGAGAVVGAVTGRKNKGVCNSLGIKLTLNNMSQPVVYIPFILTKTKTDSDAYKAAASQAQECLSVLQLICNQQEAPASNSRNDNAAGSAADEIKKFKELLDDGILTQEEFDAKKKELLGL; this is encoded by the coding sequence ATGTCTAATTTATGTGCGATATGCAACAGCGGAACAACGTTTCTTTTCAGAAGAAAAATAGCGAATAATGAAGTCGTGTGCGAGGATTGCTTTAAAAAGGCTAAAACCCTTACAACTAAACAAGTTATCAAATTGAAAACTGTTACCGCAGATGAAATCAGGCAGTCGATATCTGATACAGTCGGAAATGCTGTGATGAATTTCATACCAACTAAGGTAATAGGTACAGCTATTCAATTCGATGACGAAAATAAGAGATTGCTTATTCCGAGTTCGTTCGGAAATGATAACATTTATAAATACGATGACATTGTTTCCTACGAACTTTTAGAAGATGATGAAGTGGTAACTAGCGGAGGATTAGGACGTGCCGCAATCGGTGGCATGCTGTTTGGTGGTGCTGGAGCCGTCGTAGGTGCTGTGACCGGCAGGAAGAACAAAGGTGTGTGCAATAGCCTGGGCATTAAATTGACGCTCAATAATATGAGTCAACCAGTTGTCTACATCCCTTTTATACTAACAAAAACTAAAACCGATAGTGACGCATACAAAGCCGCAGCTAGTCAGGCGCAAGAATGTTTGTCGGTACTGCAATTAATTTGCAATCAGCAAGAAGCGCCCGCAAGTAATTCAAGAAACGATAACGCCGCAGGATCTGCCGCCGACGAAATTAAAAAGTTCAAGGAACTACTAGATGACGGAATTCTTACTCAAGAAGAATTCGACGCAAAGAAAAAAGAGTTGTTGGGACTTTGA
- a CDS encoding response regulator transcription factor: MEEKLKLLVVDDEERIRRLLNMYLTREGYEVEEAVDGAEALEKAIANYYDCILLDLMMPEKDGLEVLQELREMKKMTPVVMLTAKGEESDRVSGFELGADDYIVKPFSPREVVLRVKAILRRSVAFPDTVSPAASKDLVVFPQLTIDHDAHRVTAEGQEVNLTPKEYELLYFLAKSPDKVFDREQLLKEVWHYEFFGDLRTVDTHVKRLREKLSRVSERAAKMIVTVWGVGYKFEVPNE, encoded by the coding sequence GTGGAAGAGAAGTTAAAATTATTAGTTGTAGATGATGAGGAAAGAATTCGTCGTCTGTTAAATATGTATCTTACACGTGAAGGATATGAAGTGGAAGAGGCTGTCGATGGCGCAGAAGCGCTTGAGAAAGCGATTGCAAATTATTATGATTGCATCTTGCTCGACTTGATGATGCCAGAAAAAGATGGTTTAGAAGTTTTGCAAGAACTACGAGAAATGAAGAAGATGACGCCGGTTGTCATGCTGACAGCAAAAGGTGAGGAATCCGATCGCGTATCTGGCTTTGAGTTGGGTGCCGATGATTACATAGTGAAACCATTCAGTCCACGCGAAGTTGTTTTGCGTGTCAAAGCGATTCTTAGACGCTCCGTGGCATTTCCAGATACGGTTTCTCCAGCGGCATCGAAAGACCTTGTCGTATTCCCTCAGTTAACAATCGATCACGATGCGCATCGTGTAACGGCAGAAGGACAAGAAGTGAATTTGACGCCAAAAGAATACGAGTTACTGTATTTTTTAGCGAAATCGCCGGACAAAGTATTTGACAGAGAGCAATTGTTGAAAGAAGTTTGGCATTATGAGTTTTTTGGTGATCTTCGAACAGTTGACACACACGTCAAACGGCTTCGTGAAAAATTGAGCCGCGTGTCAGAGCGCGCAGCGAAAATGATTGTCACGGTGTGGGGCGTTGGGTATAAGTTTGAGGTTCCGAATGAATAG
- the resA gene encoding thiol-disulfide oxidoreductase ResA: MEVERVAKDTKKKNRLIIRTIVLLLLASAVIYTIASKDKVKVLEVGDKAPDFELVDLEGNKQRLSDYKGEGVFLNFWGTWCAPCKKEMPYMENQHKAFEEKGVRILAVNIQESDLKVKAFRDQYGLTFPIAIDKDKSVLEAYNVIPLPTTFLIDKDGKIKQIITREMSEEEIISHMESIQP; this comes from the coding sequence ATGGAGGTAGAACGTGTGGCAAAGGATACAAAGAAGAAAAACCGTCTTATTATCAGGACAATCGTCCTCTTACTACTTGCTTCGGCCGTCATTTATACTATCGCTTCGAAGGATAAAGTGAAAGTGCTAGAAGTTGGCGATAAGGCGCCGGATTTTGAGCTTGTCGATTTAGAAGGCAATAAACAACGGCTGTCAGATTATAAAGGAGAAGGTGTATTCCTGAACTTCTGGGGGACATGGTGTGCTCCTTGTAAAAAAGAAATGCCGTATATGGAAAATCAGCACAAAGCCTTTGAAGAAAAAGGTGTGCGTATTTTAGCTGTTAACATTCAAGAATCAGACTTGAAGGTGAAAGCGTTTAGAGATCAGTATGGCTTAACGTTCCCTATCGCCATCGATAAGGACAAGAGTGTACTAGAAGCCTATAACGTCATTCCACTTCCAACCACCTTCCTAATTGATAAGGACGGGAAAATTAAGCAAATTATTACGAGAGAAATGTCTGAAGAGGAAATCATTTCTCACATGGAAAGTATTCAACCTTGA
- a CDS encoding cytochrome c biogenesis protein ResB has translation MSKITCQCGHENPFGTVLCERCGRPQTEEAKKSKLVDMRYEGSARRSQTYKRSVIDKVWNFFSSVKIGISIIVAVLVTAAIGTIFPQKLYVPVSPTAGGAEYLAYYERLYGFAGTLYYKLGFYDMYNSWWFITLIGMLGTSIIIASVDRVIPLYKSLKKQRTKRHSSFMKKQRIYGEGSSEDTDAALLKAEEKLKELRYNVKTEDGALLAEKGRFSRWGPYVNHTGLIIFLFGVLLRGIPGFYVDETMWIREGETRSIPGAEGYFLESKEFIMESYTKEEADAVFGEALDRVGTIAKNYQTDVALYENVGNLPGQSDQMKFVKDYSIIVNKPLKFDGYNVFQMDYRLDELKSMTFKLTEKSTDQSFGEFTVDLTNPEKLYELNDGARVELLDYYPDYDGVENGEPVSKSPIPNNPAFIFKMVTPAKPDGEKSFVAIKQTLETEENAYKVNFVSAETRDISGLTIRKDKTLYILLLGGIIFMIGVAQGSYWNHRRLWIQKGPNNELLVAGHTNKNWFSLKKELDKVKDFANLPSYEDRQDKESISEDKEGDKY, from the coding sequence ATGAGCAAAATTACATGCCAGTGCGGTCATGAAAATCCATTTGGCACAGTGCTTTGTGAGCGATGTGGTAGACCGCAGACTGAAGAAGCGAAGAAAAGTAAACTTGTGGATATGCGTTATGAAGGTTCGGCAAGAAGATCGCAGACGTATAAAAGATCAGTAATTGATAAAGTATGGAATTTCTTTTCAAGTGTCAAAATAGGGATTAGTATCATTGTTGCGGTTCTTGTGACTGCGGCGATTGGTACAATATTTCCGCAGAAACTGTATGTACCGGTCTCCCCGACAGCAGGAGGTGCGGAGTATTTAGCGTATTATGAGCGTCTATATGGGTTTGCTGGTACGCTTTATTACAAACTTGGTTTTTATGATATGTACAATAGTTGGTGGTTTATTACGCTAATTGGGATGCTTGGTACGTCCATTATCATCGCCAGTGTTGACAGAGTCATTCCGCTCTATAAATCCTTGAAAAAACAGCGCACCAAACGTCATAGTTCTTTCATGAAGAAGCAGCGTATCTACGGTGAGGGTTCGTCTGAAGATACGGATGCAGCACTTCTGAAGGCAGAAGAGAAGCTGAAGGAACTGCGTTATAATGTGAAAACAGAAGATGGTGCTTTACTTGCCGAAAAAGGCCGTTTTTCAAGATGGGGACCTTACGTTAACCATACGGGACTTATTATATTCTTATTCGGTGTGTTACTACGCGGAATTCCTGGCTTTTATGTAGATGAAACGATGTGGATTCGTGAAGGAGAAACCCGTTCGATACCAGGAGCGGAAGGCTACTTTTTGGAAAGTAAAGAATTCATCATGGAAAGTTATACGAAAGAGGAAGCGGACGCAGTATTTGGTGAGGCACTCGATCGTGTAGGGACCATTGCTAAAAACTACCAAACGGATGTTGCGCTATATGAAAACGTTGGAAACCTTCCGGGGCAATCGGATCAGATGAAGTTCGTGAAAGACTATTCGATTATTGTCAATAAGCCGCTTAAATTCGATGGGTACAATGTCTTCCAAATGGATTACCGTTTGGATGAACTAAAATCCATGACCTTTAAGTTGACAGAAAAATCTACGGATCAATCATTTGGTGAGTTCACGGTTGATTTGACGAATCCGGAAAAGTTATATGAACTAAATGATGGCGCTCGTGTAGAGTTGTTGGATTATTATCCGGACTATGACGGTGTTGAAAACGGAGAACCGGTATCAAAATCGCCTATTCCAAATAATCCTGCATTCATCTTTAAAATGGTGACGCCTGCTAAACCAGATGGTGAAAAAAGCTTTGTGGCCATTAAACAAACGCTTGAAACAGAAGAAAATGCATATAAAGTAAACTTTGTGAGCGCGGAAACACGTGATATTTCAGGCCTCACGATTCGTAAAGACAAAACGCTTTATATCTTACTGCTAGGTGGCATCATCTTTATGATTGGTGTTGCACAAGGTTCTTATTGGAACCATAGAAGGTTATGGATTCAAAAAGGCCCGAACAATGAATTATTAGTAGCGGGTCATACGAATAAAAACTGGTTCTCGTTGAAGAAAGAACTGGATAAAGTGAAAGACTTTGCGAATTTGCCAAGTTACGAAGACAGGCAAGACAAGGAGTCCATTTCGGAAGATAAGGAAGGGGACAAGTACTAA
- a CDS encoding DUF309 domain-containing protein — translation MHPYHHPLFVNFMVYFNDNQDYFECHEVLEEYWKSLPDSNKEHPLTAFILLSTGLYHWRRGNTIGALRTLRKSHAKFSIFPALYRAEIDMNKLALDVQQVLQQVENGQPFHAFSLRIASEQLQTHIETTKPSMQLLPFGSDAIIHKHMRRDRSNILRERNKAQAIREARG, via the coding sequence ATGCATCCGTACCATCATCCGCTCTTCGTAAATTTTATGGTTTATTTTAATGATAATCAAGATTATTTCGAGTGCCACGAAGTTTTAGAAGAATATTGGAAATCACTACCTGACAGTAACAAAGAACATCCGCTCACAGCCTTTATTTTACTGTCGACAGGATTGTATCATTGGCGTAGAGGTAATACGATTGGTGCGCTGCGTACCTTGCGAAAATCACACGCAAAATTTTCGATTTTCCCAGCTCTCTACAGGGCAGAAATCGATATGAACAAATTAGCGCTCGATGTGCAGCAGGTTTTACAACAAGTAGAGAATGGGCAACCCTTTCACGCTTTCTCATTACGTATAGCATCCGAACAACTACAAACACATATCGAAACAACAAAGCCTTCTATGCAACTACTCCCTTTCGGTAGCGATGCCATTATTCATAAACATATGCGGCGAGACCGCAGTAATATTCTCCGTGAGCGCAACAAAGCGCAAGCAATTCGAGAGGCTAGAGGCTAG
- a CDS encoding serine hydrolase, producing MVKRALLIVLFFSLFLGVSPKVAAAGNAWAVIDADTGRLLDGYNETVQLPIASLTKVWTAFTFIESGVAAGEVTISPEAALAEGSSLYLQQGMKIDADALLYGLMLRSGNDAARALAEHAGGSLEGFVDLMNEKALLYGLNDTVFTNPSGLHDERHLSTAYDTALMMRFAMENDRFRTIATTKQHVYKGEEQTYSWRNKHRLLHAEPTALAGKTGFTKAAGRTLITYFEKDGKNIIVVTLNDGNDWNTHRQLAEKAFSEAKLVTLAKKGKYAILPGVEAELDTPIRLLLKKGEKAKLSTVVQIPRGQKNGSTGLWTVSLGDELLVTRAVHIKQK from the coding sequence ATGGTAAAACGGGCGCTGCTGATTGTCCTGTTTTTCTCACTATTTCTTGGAGTTAGCCCGAAAGTAGCGGCAGCTGGAAATGCCTGGGCCGTTATTGATGCAGATACAGGCAGATTATTGGATGGCTACAATGAGACTGTCCAATTGCCCATCGCTAGTTTGACAAAGGTCTGGACGGCTTTCACGTTTATTGAAAGTGGAGTTGCCGCTGGAGAGGTTACCATATCCCCCGAAGCGGCATTGGCGGAAGGGTCTTCGCTATATTTGCAGCAAGGTATGAAAATCGATGCAGACGCATTGCTGTACGGCCTGATGTTGCGTTCGGGCAATGATGCGGCGCGGGCCTTGGCGGAACATGCAGGTGGTTCGCTAGAGGGCTTTGTGGACTTGATGAATGAGAAGGCGTTGCTGTATGGACTGAATGACACGGTATTTACCAATCCATCGGGTCTGCATGATGAACGCCATTTATCCACTGCGTATGATACGGCATTGATGATGCGCTTTGCGATGGAAAATGATCGCTTTCGAACCATCGCGACGACGAAACAACATGTGTACAAGGGAGAAGAGCAGACATACAGCTGGCGCAACAAGCATCGCTTGCTCCACGCCGAACCGACTGCCCTTGCTGGAAAAACCGGCTTTACAAAAGCGGCTGGTCGGACGTTAATTACCTATTTCGAGAAAGACGGGAAAAACATCATTGTCGTGACGCTAAACGATGGCAACGACTGGAATACGCATAGACAATTAGCGGAAAAAGCATTTTCAGAAGCAAAATTGGTCACGTTAGCGAAAAAGGGAAAATACGCCATTCTTCCTGGTGTGGAGGCCGAACTAGACACGCCGATTCGTCTTTTACTAAAAAAGGGGGAAAAGGCCAAACTGTCGACAGTCGTTCAGATCCCACGAGGGCAAAAGAACGGCAGTACAGGACTCTGGACCGTTTCGTTAGGCGATGAACTTTTAGTCACGAGGGCCGTACACATTAAACAGAAATAA
- a CDS encoding pseudouridine synthase has protein sequence MERLQKVLAQAGVASRRKSETLIVEGKVKVNGVVVTELGTKVSNSDRVEVEGIELVKEKYVYYLLYKPRGVISTVNDEKGRKTVLDLFPQVEERVFPVGRLDYDTSGVILMTNDGDFSYLMTHPKFGIKKKYVAKVKGIPDREALKKLERGIELEDGKTAPAHVKMQTVDKKAGTALVEITIHEGRNRQVRRMFDAIGCPVQKLRRESFGNVTTFGLNAGEARELTKHEVKQLRVLAETGKIG, from the coding sequence ATGGAAAGATTACAAAAAGTATTAGCACAAGCAGGGGTTGCGTCCCGGAGAAAATCGGAAACGCTTATTGTGGAAGGTAAAGTAAAAGTAAATGGTGTTGTCGTAACGGAATTAGGTACCAAGGTATCTAACTCGGATCGCGTGGAAGTAGAAGGTATTGAGCTCGTGAAAGAAAAGTATGTCTATTATCTTTTATATAAACCGAGAGGCGTTATTTCGACGGTCAATGACGAGAAAGGCAGAAAGACGGTGCTTGACCTGTTCCCTCAAGTGGAGGAAAGAGTATTTCCTGTCGGCCGACTCGATTATGATACATCTGGCGTGATTCTAATGACGAATGATGGGGATTTTTCGTATTTGATGACGCATCCTAAATTTGGCATTAAGAAAAAGTATGTGGCAAAAGTGAAAGGCATTCCGGATCGTGAAGCACTAAAGAAACTAGAACGAGGCATCGAGTTGGAAGATGGCAAGACCGCTCCAGCGCATGTCAAAATGCAAACGGTGGATAAAAAAGCAGGCACAGCACTCGTTGAAATTACAATCCATGAGGGGCGAAATCGTCAAGTGCGTCGCATGTTCGATGCGATTGGCTGTCCTGTTCAAAAATTACGCCGTGAGTCATTTGGTAACGTCACAACATTTGGGTTGAATGCGGGAGAAGCGAGAGAATTGACGAAACATGAAGTAAAGCAGTTACGTGTGCTCGCAGAAACAGGTAAAATCGGCTAA
- a CDS encoding GNAT family N-acetyltransferase, which translates to MLLRYKKTYEKIAMGLLSYMPGDKTAKKLQETIHRYETDDTWQLYLLKEDDDFIGLIGMELGNDAYKLQHISVNPSFRGEGVGKEMVTKLQALFPEKECISTEETHSFIQKCKLKEEGADE; encoded by the coding sequence ATGCTTTTACGCTATAAAAAAACGTATGAAAAAATTGCGATGGGCTTGTTATCTTATATGCCTGGCGATAAAACGGCGAAAAAATTGCAGGAAACTATTCATCGTTATGAAACAGACGATACTTGGCAATTGTATTTGTTGAAAGAAGATGATGATTTCATCGGTTTAATCGGCATGGAATTAGGAAACGATGCGTATAAATTACAACATATTTCTGTCAATCCATCCTTTCGAGGCGAAGGGGTTGGCAAGGAAATGGTCACAAAACTGCAGGCGCTTTTTCCTGAAAAGGAATGTATAAGTACCGAAGAAACCCATTCATTCATACAGAAATGTAAATTGAAAGAAGAAGGCGCAGATGAATAA
- a CDS encoding segregation/condensation protein A: MSYKVRLEAFEGPLDLLLHLINRLEIDIYDIPMAELTAQYIEHLHAMRVLQLDELSEYLVLAATLIEIKSKMLLPVHEGEGFDEDVDYDMEEDPRDELVARLIEYRKYKEAAESLKESADERSEHFTKTPGDLSEFGELIVTESEENLNVFDLIGAFQKMLERNRLKAPLTARISKTELSVGEKMDEIMAKLERGGGKCDFYALFEEGDIPELVVTFMSLLELMKRRDIIVEQQGNFDKLTVLFRREDE, encoded by the coding sequence ATGTCATACAAAGTAAGACTGGAAGCGTTTGAGGGTCCCCTTGACCTATTATTGCATTTAATTAACCGACTTGAAATTGATATCTATGATATTCCAATGGCTGAATTGACCGCGCAGTACATAGAGCACCTTCATGCGATGCGTGTACTGCAGTTGGATGAATTGAGCGAATACCTCGTCCTTGCAGCTACACTAATCGAGATTAAGAGTAAAATGTTACTCCCAGTGCACGAAGGGGAGGGATTCGATGAGGATGTCGATTACGATATGGAAGAAGACCCGCGTGACGAATTGGTTGCGCGCTTGATTGAATACCGGAAATATAAGGAGGCAGCTGAAAGTTTAAAAGAATCAGCAGACGAACGATCCGAGCATTTTACAAAAACGCCTGGTGACCTATCTGAATTCGGCGAACTTATTGTGACGGAGTCAGAAGAAAATTTGAATGTCTTTGATTTGATCGGTGCGTTTCAAAAGATGCTAGAAAGAAATCGTTTGAAGGCGCCGCTGACGGCAAGGATTTCAAAAACAGAGCTATCTGTTGGTGAGAAAATGGACGAAATTATGGCGAAGCTTGAAAGAGGCGGTGGGAAATGCGACTTCTACGCATTATTCGAAGAAGGGGACATTCCTGAACTTGTTGTCACTTTCATGTCGTTATTAGAATTGATGAAACGGCGGGATATCATTGTCGAGCAACAAGGGAATTTTGATAAATTGACAGTGCTGTTCCGACGGGAGGATGAATAA